A region from the Cervus elaphus chromosome 10, mCerEla1.1, whole genome shotgun sequence genome encodes:
- the EIF2AK1 gene encoding eukaryotic translation initiation factor 2-alpha kinase 1 isoform X5 has protein sequence MVFPTESDVPAELQVLKGPLQQPTFPFAVANQLLLVSLLEHLSHVHEPNPLRSRQVFKLLCQTFIKMGLLSSFTCSDEFSSLRLHHNRAITHLMRSAKERVRQGPCEDNSHIQKIRAREVAFEAQTSRYLNEFEELAVLGKGGYGRVYKVRNKLDGQYYAIKKILIKGATKTDCMKVLREVKVLAGLQHPNIVGYHTAWIEHVHVAHRQADRLSLQLPSLEVISDQKDPSAHYEVKSDGSNSSSIIFAELTSEEEKSLREPGVEDNQNNGLVNYSSSVVARDAGDFESSLELRESDVTDGSSRPIVGRRLPLRHSSDPEENFTSTEESSEENLNMLGQTEVQYRLMLHIQMQLCELSLWDWIAERHGRGRQSAEESACHHKQEKSETRGPSRGMTTNCNVVSWMESWNRKRTLGPYVMASVATKIFQELVEGVFYIHNMGIVHRDLKPRNIFLHGPDQQVKIGDFGLACADIIQKNTDWGGADGARTPTHTSRVGTCLYASPEQLEGSEYDAKSDMYSLGVILLELFQPFGTEMERAHVLTGLRTGQIPEALSKRCPVQAKYIQHLTRKNSAQRPSAIQLLQSELFQNSGNVNLTLQMKILEQEKEIQELRKQLSLLSQNKGVKGDMRDGGVPI, from the exons ATGGTCTTCCCAACAG AGTCTGATGTTCCCGCAGAACTCCAGGTGCTGAAAGGGCCCCTGCAGCAGCCCACCTTCCCTTTTGCAGTTGCCAACCAACTCTTGCTGGTTTCTCTGCTGGAGCACCTGAGCCATGTGCACGAGCCAAACCCACTTCGTTCCAGACAGGTGTTTAAAT TACTTTGTCAGACCTTTATCAAAATGGGGCTACTGTCGTCCTTCACCTGCAGCGATGAGTTCAGCTCGTTGCGGCTACATCACAACAGAGCTATTACGCATTTGATGAGGTCAGCTAAGGAGAGAGTTCGCCAG GGTCCTTGTGAGGATAATTCTCATATCCAGAAGATCAG AGCAAGGGAAGTAGCCTTTGAAGCACAGACCTCACGTTACTTAAATGAATTTGAAGAGCTAGCCGTCTTAGGAAAAGGTGGATATGGAAGAGTATACAAG GTCAGGAATAAATTAGATGGTCAGTactatgcaattaaaaaaatcctGATTAAGGGTGCAACTAAAACAGATTGCATGAAG GTCCTGCGGGAGGTTAAGGTGCTGGCCGGTCTTCAGCATCCTAATATCGTTGGCTATCACACGGCCTGGATAGAACACGTTCACGTGGCCCACAGGCAAG caGATAGACTTTCTCTCCAGTTGCCATCCCTGGAAGTGATCTCTGACCAGAAAGACCCGAG cGCTCATTATGAGGTTAAAAGTGATGGAAGTAACAGCTCATCCATTATTTTTGCCGAATTGacctcagaagaagaaaaatcctTACGAGAACCTGGTGTTGAAGACAATCAGAATAATGGATTGGTGAACTACAGCTCCAGTGTAGTCGCCAGAGATGCTGGTGACTTCGAATCCTCACTTGAGCTCCGCGAAAGTGATGTGACTGATGGGTCTTCCAGACCCATTGTTGGGCGTCGGCTGCCGCTTCGGCATAGCTCTGACCCAGAGGAGAACTTCACATCCACTGAGGAATCTTCTGAAGAAAACCTCAACATGTTGGGGCAGACAGAG GTGCAGTACCGCCTGATGCTGCACATCCAGATGCAGCTCTGCGAGCTCTCGCTGTGGGACTGGATCGCCGAGAGACACGGCCGGGGCCGGCAGAGTGCGGAGGAGTCCGCCT gtcatcataAACAGGAAAAGTCTGAGACCAGAGGACCCTCAAGAGGCATGACAACTAATTGTAATGTGGTGTCCTGGATGgagtcctggaacagaaaaaggacattag gtCCTTATGTTATGGCCAGTGTTGCAACAAAAATTTTTCAGGAATTGGTGGAAGGTGTATTTTACATACATAACATGGGAATTGTACACAGAGATCTGAAG CCcagaaatattttccttcatGGCCCTGATCAGCAAGTAAAAATAGGAGACTTTGGCCTGGCCTGTGCAGACATCATCCAGAAGAACACAGACTGGGGTGGTGCAGATGGGGCGA GGACGCCAACACACACCTCCAGAGTGGGTACGTGTCTGTACGCTTCCCCCGAACAACTGGAGGGATCCGAGTATGATGCCAAG TCAGATATGTATAGCTTGGGCGTGATCCTGCTGGAGCTCTTTCAGCCATTTGGGACAGAAATGGAGCGAGCACACGTTTTAACAGGTTTGAGGACTGGACAGATCCCCGAGGCCCTCAGTAAAAGGTGTCCCGTCCAAGCCAAGTACATCCAGCACTTAACCAGAAAGAACTCAGCCCAGAGGCCATCCGCCATCCAGCTGCTGCAGAGCGAGCTCTTCCAAAACTCTGGAAAC GTTAATCTCACCCTACAGATGAAGATACTCGAGCAGGAGAAAGAAATTCAGGAACTAAGGAAGCAGCTCAGTCTCCTGTCTCAGAACAAAGGGGTAAAGGGTGACATGAGAGATGGGGGCGTGCCCATCTAG
- the EIF2AK1 gene encoding eukaryotic translation initiation factor 2-alpha kinase 1 isoform X4 yields MARVSPGMLGRSSRQKGEAEGDLAGTVPAPPAIDFSAESSDPKRDESDVPAELQVLKGPLQQPTFPFAVANQLLLVSLLEHLSHVHEPNPLRSRQVFKLLCQTFIKMGLLSSFTCSDEFSSLRLHHNRAITHLMRSAKERVRQGPCEDNSHIQKIRAREVAFEAQTSRYLNEFEELAVLGKGGYGRVYKVRNKLDGQYYAIKKILIKGATKTDCMKVLREVKVLAGLQHPNIVGYHTAWIEHVHVAHRQADRLSLQLPSLEVISDQKDPSAHYEVKSDGSNSSSIIFAELTSEEEKSLREPGVEDNQNNGLVNYSSSVVARDAGDFESSLELRESDVTDGSSRPIVGRRLPLRHSSDPEENFTSTEESSEENLNMLGQTEVQYRLMLHIQMQLCELSLWDWIAERHGRGRQSAEESACHHKQEKSETRGPSRGMTTNCNVVSWMESWNRKRTLGPYVMASVATKIFQELVEGVFYIHNMGIVHRDLKPRNIFLHGPDQQVKIGDFGLACADIIQKNTDWGGADGARTPTHTSRVGTCLYASPEQLEGSEYDAKSDMYSLGVILLELFQPFGTEMERAHVLTGLRTGQIPEALSKRCPVQAKYIQHLTRKNSAQRPSAIQLLQSELFQNSGNVNLTLQMKILEQEKEIQELRKQLSLLSQNKGVKGDMRDGGVPI; encoded by the exons AGTCTGATGTTCCCGCAGAACTCCAGGTGCTGAAAGGGCCCCTGCAGCAGCCCACCTTCCCTTTTGCAGTTGCCAACCAACTCTTGCTGGTTTCTCTGCTGGAGCACCTGAGCCATGTGCACGAGCCAAACCCACTTCGTTCCAGACAGGTGTTTAAAT TACTTTGTCAGACCTTTATCAAAATGGGGCTACTGTCGTCCTTCACCTGCAGCGATGAGTTCAGCTCGTTGCGGCTACATCACAACAGAGCTATTACGCATTTGATGAGGTCAGCTAAGGAGAGAGTTCGCCAG GGTCCTTGTGAGGATAATTCTCATATCCAGAAGATCAG AGCAAGGGAAGTAGCCTTTGAAGCACAGACCTCACGTTACTTAAATGAATTTGAAGAGCTAGCCGTCTTAGGAAAAGGTGGATATGGAAGAGTATACAAG GTCAGGAATAAATTAGATGGTCAGTactatgcaattaaaaaaatcctGATTAAGGGTGCAACTAAAACAGATTGCATGAAG GTCCTGCGGGAGGTTAAGGTGCTGGCCGGTCTTCAGCATCCTAATATCGTTGGCTATCACACGGCCTGGATAGAACACGTTCACGTGGCCCACAGGCAAG caGATAGACTTTCTCTCCAGTTGCCATCCCTGGAAGTGATCTCTGACCAGAAAGACCCGAG cGCTCATTATGAGGTTAAAAGTGATGGAAGTAACAGCTCATCCATTATTTTTGCCGAATTGacctcagaagaagaaaaatcctTACGAGAACCTGGTGTTGAAGACAATCAGAATAATGGATTGGTGAACTACAGCTCCAGTGTAGTCGCCAGAGATGCTGGTGACTTCGAATCCTCACTTGAGCTCCGCGAAAGTGATGTGACTGATGGGTCTTCCAGACCCATTGTTGGGCGTCGGCTGCCGCTTCGGCATAGCTCTGACCCAGAGGAGAACTTCACATCCACTGAGGAATCTTCTGAAGAAAACCTCAACATGTTGGGGCAGACAGAG GTGCAGTACCGCCTGATGCTGCACATCCAGATGCAGCTCTGCGAGCTCTCGCTGTGGGACTGGATCGCCGAGAGACACGGCCGGGGCCGGCAGAGTGCGGAGGAGTCCGCCT gtcatcataAACAGGAAAAGTCTGAGACCAGAGGACCCTCAAGAGGCATGACAACTAATTGTAATGTGGTGTCCTGGATGgagtcctggaacagaaaaaggacattag gtCCTTATGTTATGGCCAGTGTTGCAACAAAAATTTTTCAGGAATTGGTGGAAGGTGTATTTTACATACATAACATGGGAATTGTACACAGAGATCTGAAG CCcagaaatattttccttcatGGCCCTGATCAGCAAGTAAAAATAGGAGACTTTGGCCTGGCCTGTGCAGACATCATCCAGAAGAACACAGACTGGGGTGGTGCAGATGGGGCGA GGACGCCAACACACACCTCCAGAGTGGGTACGTGTCTGTACGCTTCCCCCGAACAACTGGAGGGATCCGAGTATGATGCCAAG TCAGATATGTATAGCTTGGGCGTGATCCTGCTGGAGCTCTTTCAGCCATTTGGGACAGAAATGGAGCGAGCACACGTTTTAACAGGTTTGAGGACTGGACAGATCCCCGAGGCCCTCAGTAAAAGGTGTCCCGTCCAAGCCAAGTACATCCAGCACTTAACCAGAAAGAACTCAGCCCAGAGGCCATCCGCCATCCAGCTGCTGCAGAGCGAGCTCTTCCAAAACTCTGGAAAC GTTAATCTCACCCTACAGATGAAGATACTCGAGCAGGAGAAAGAAATTCAGGAACTAAGGAAGCAGCTCAGTCTCCTGTCTCAGAACAAAGGGGTAAAGGGTGACATGAGAGATGGGGGCGTGCCCATCTAG
- the EIF2AK1 gene encoding eukaryotic translation initiation factor 2-alpha kinase 1 isoform X2 — translation MPGGVSGVAEREAEGDAAGAVPAPPAIDFPAEGSDPKYDESDVPAELQVLKGPLQQPTFPFAVANQLLLVSLLEHLSHVHEPNPLRSRQVFKLLCQTFIKMGLLSSFTCSDEFSSLRLHHNRAITHLMRSAKERVRQGPCEDNSHIQKIRAREVAFEAQTSRYLNEFEELAVLGKGGYGRVYKVRNKLDGQYYAIKKILIKGATKTDCMKVLREVKVLAGLQHPNIVGYHTAWIEHVHVAHRQDRLSLQLPSLEVISDQKDPSAHYEVKSDGSNSSSIIFAELTSEEEKSLREPGVEDNQNNGLVNYSSSVVARDAGDFESSLELRESDVTDGSSRPIVGRRLPLRHSSDPEENFTSTEESSEENLNMLGQTEVQYRLMLHIQMQLCELSLWDWIAERHGRGRQSAEESACHHKQEKSETRGPSRGMTTNCNVVSWMESWNRKRTLGPYVMASVATKIFQELVEGVFYIHNMGIVHRDLKPRNIFLHGPDQQVKIGDFGLACADIIQKNTDWGGADGARTPTHTSRVGTCLYASPEQLEGSEYDAKSDMYSLGVILLELFQPFGTEMERAHVLTGLRTGQIPEALSKRCPVQAKYIQHLTRKNSAQRPSAIQLLQSELFQNSGNVNLTLQMKILEQEKEIQELRKQLSLLSQNKGVKGDMRDGGVPI, via the exons AGTCTGATGTTCCCGCAGAACTCCAGGTGCTGAAAGGGCCCCTGCAGCAGCCCACCTTCCCTTTTGCAGTTGCCAACCAACTCTTGCTGGTTTCTCTGCTGGAGCACCTGAGCCATGTGCACGAGCCAAACCCACTTCGTTCCAGACAGGTGTTTAAAT TACTTTGTCAGACCTTTATCAAAATGGGGCTACTGTCGTCCTTCACCTGCAGCGATGAGTTCAGCTCGTTGCGGCTACATCACAACAGAGCTATTACGCATTTGATGAGGTCAGCTAAGGAGAGAGTTCGCCAG GGTCCTTGTGAGGATAATTCTCATATCCAGAAGATCAG AGCAAGGGAAGTAGCCTTTGAAGCACAGACCTCACGTTACTTAAATGAATTTGAAGAGCTAGCCGTCTTAGGAAAAGGTGGATATGGAAGAGTATACAAG GTCAGGAATAAATTAGATGGTCAGTactatgcaattaaaaaaatcctGATTAAGGGTGCAACTAAAACAGATTGCATGAAG GTCCTGCGGGAGGTTAAGGTGCTGGCCGGTCTTCAGCATCCTAATATCGTTGGCTATCACACGGCCTGGATAGAACACGTTCACGTGGCCCACAGGCAAG ATAGACTTTCTCTCCAGTTGCCATCCCTGGAAGTGATCTCTGACCAGAAAGACCCGAG cGCTCATTATGAGGTTAAAAGTGATGGAAGTAACAGCTCATCCATTATTTTTGCCGAATTGacctcagaagaagaaaaatcctTACGAGAACCTGGTGTTGAAGACAATCAGAATAATGGATTGGTGAACTACAGCTCCAGTGTAGTCGCCAGAGATGCTGGTGACTTCGAATCCTCACTTGAGCTCCGCGAAAGTGATGTGACTGATGGGTCTTCCAGACCCATTGTTGGGCGTCGGCTGCCGCTTCGGCATAGCTCTGACCCAGAGGAGAACTTCACATCCACTGAGGAATCTTCTGAAGAAAACCTCAACATGTTGGGGCAGACAGAG GTGCAGTACCGCCTGATGCTGCACATCCAGATGCAGCTCTGCGAGCTCTCGCTGTGGGACTGGATCGCCGAGAGACACGGCCGGGGCCGGCAGAGTGCGGAGGAGTCCGCCT gtcatcataAACAGGAAAAGTCTGAGACCAGAGGACCCTCAAGAGGCATGACAACTAATTGTAATGTGGTGTCCTGGATGgagtcctggaacagaaaaaggacattag gtCCTTATGTTATGGCCAGTGTTGCAACAAAAATTTTTCAGGAATTGGTGGAAGGTGTATTTTACATACATAACATGGGAATTGTACACAGAGATCTGAAG CCcagaaatattttccttcatGGCCCTGATCAGCAAGTAAAAATAGGAGACTTTGGCCTGGCCTGTGCAGACATCATCCAGAAGAACACAGACTGGGGTGGTGCAGATGGGGCGA GGACGCCAACACACACCTCCAGAGTGGGTACGTGTCTGTACGCTTCCCCCGAACAACTGGAGGGATCCGAGTATGATGCCAAG TCAGATATGTATAGCTTGGGCGTGATCCTGCTGGAGCTCTTTCAGCCATTTGGGACAGAAATGGAGCGAGCACACGTTTTAACAGGTTTGAGGACTGGACAGATCCCCGAGGCCCTCAGTAAAAGGTGTCCCGTCCAAGCCAAGTACATCCAGCACTTAACCAGAAAGAACTCAGCCCAGAGGCCATCCGCCATCCAGCTGCTGCAGAGCGAGCTCTTCCAAAACTCTGGAAAC GTTAATCTCACCCTACAGATGAAGATACTCGAGCAGGAGAAAGAAATTCAGGAACTAAGGAAGCAGCTCAGTCTCCTGTCTCAGAACAAAGGGGTAAAGGGTGACATGAGAGATGGGGGCGTGCCCATCTAG
- the EIF2AK1 gene encoding eukaryotic translation initiation factor 2-alpha kinase 1 isoform X1 → MPGGVSGVAEREAEGDAAGAVPAPPAIDFPAEGSDPKYDESDVPAELQVLKGPLQQPTFPFAVANQLLLVSLLEHLSHVHEPNPLRSRQVFKLLCQTFIKMGLLSSFTCSDEFSSLRLHHNRAITHLMRSAKERVRQGPCEDNSHIQKIRAREVAFEAQTSRYLNEFEELAVLGKGGYGRVYKVRNKLDGQYYAIKKILIKGATKTDCMKVLREVKVLAGLQHPNIVGYHTAWIEHVHVAHRQADRLSLQLPSLEVISDQKDPSAHYEVKSDGSNSSSIIFAELTSEEEKSLREPGVEDNQNNGLVNYSSSVVARDAGDFESSLELRESDVTDGSSRPIVGRRLPLRHSSDPEENFTSTEESSEENLNMLGQTEVQYRLMLHIQMQLCELSLWDWIAERHGRGRQSAEESACHHKQEKSETRGPSRGMTTNCNVVSWMESWNRKRTLGPYVMASVATKIFQELVEGVFYIHNMGIVHRDLKPRNIFLHGPDQQVKIGDFGLACADIIQKNTDWGGADGARTPTHTSRVGTCLYASPEQLEGSEYDAKSDMYSLGVILLELFQPFGTEMERAHVLTGLRTGQIPEALSKRCPVQAKYIQHLTRKNSAQRPSAIQLLQSELFQNSGNVNLTLQMKILEQEKEIQELRKQLSLLSQNKGVKGDMRDGGVPI, encoded by the exons AGTCTGATGTTCCCGCAGAACTCCAGGTGCTGAAAGGGCCCCTGCAGCAGCCCACCTTCCCTTTTGCAGTTGCCAACCAACTCTTGCTGGTTTCTCTGCTGGAGCACCTGAGCCATGTGCACGAGCCAAACCCACTTCGTTCCAGACAGGTGTTTAAAT TACTTTGTCAGACCTTTATCAAAATGGGGCTACTGTCGTCCTTCACCTGCAGCGATGAGTTCAGCTCGTTGCGGCTACATCACAACAGAGCTATTACGCATTTGATGAGGTCAGCTAAGGAGAGAGTTCGCCAG GGTCCTTGTGAGGATAATTCTCATATCCAGAAGATCAG AGCAAGGGAAGTAGCCTTTGAAGCACAGACCTCACGTTACTTAAATGAATTTGAAGAGCTAGCCGTCTTAGGAAAAGGTGGATATGGAAGAGTATACAAG GTCAGGAATAAATTAGATGGTCAGTactatgcaattaaaaaaatcctGATTAAGGGTGCAACTAAAACAGATTGCATGAAG GTCCTGCGGGAGGTTAAGGTGCTGGCCGGTCTTCAGCATCCTAATATCGTTGGCTATCACACGGCCTGGATAGAACACGTTCACGTGGCCCACAGGCAAG caGATAGACTTTCTCTCCAGTTGCCATCCCTGGAAGTGATCTCTGACCAGAAAGACCCGAG cGCTCATTATGAGGTTAAAAGTGATGGAAGTAACAGCTCATCCATTATTTTTGCCGAATTGacctcagaagaagaaaaatcctTACGAGAACCTGGTGTTGAAGACAATCAGAATAATGGATTGGTGAACTACAGCTCCAGTGTAGTCGCCAGAGATGCTGGTGACTTCGAATCCTCACTTGAGCTCCGCGAAAGTGATGTGACTGATGGGTCTTCCAGACCCATTGTTGGGCGTCGGCTGCCGCTTCGGCATAGCTCTGACCCAGAGGAGAACTTCACATCCACTGAGGAATCTTCTGAAGAAAACCTCAACATGTTGGGGCAGACAGAG GTGCAGTACCGCCTGATGCTGCACATCCAGATGCAGCTCTGCGAGCTCTCGCTGTGGGACTGGATCGCCGAGAGACACGGCCGGGGCCGGCAGAGTGCGGAGGAGTCCGCCT gtcatcataAACAGGAAAAGTCTGAGACCAGAGGACCCTCAAGAGGCATGACAACTAATTGTAATGTGGTGTCCTGGATGgagtcctggaacagaaaaaggacattag gtCCTTATGTTATGGCCAGTGTTGCAACAAAAATTTTTCAGGAATTGGTGGAAGGTGTATTTTACATACATAACATGGGAATTGTACACAGAGATCTGAAG CCcagaaatattttccttcatGGCCCTGATCAGCAAGTAAAAATAGGAGACTTTGGCCTGGCCTGTGCAGACATCATCCAGAAGAACACAGACTGGGGTGGTGCAGATGGGGCGA GGACGCCAACACACACCTCCAGAGTGGGTACGTGTCTGTACGCTTCCCCCGAACAACTGGAGGGATCCGAGTATGATGCCAAG TCAGATATGTATAGCTTGGGCGTGATCCTGCTGGAGCTCTTTCAGCCATTTGGGACAGAAATGGAGCGAGCACACGTTTTAACAGGTTTGAGGACTGGACAGATCCCCGAGGCCCTCAGTAAAAGGTGTCCCGTCCAAGCCAAGTACATCCAGCACTTAACCAGAAAGAACTCAGCCCAGAGGCCATCCGCCATCCAGCTGCTGCAGAGCGAGCTCTTCCAAAACTCTGGAAAC GTTAATCTCACCCTACAGATGAAGATACTCGAGCAGGAGAAAGAAATTCAGGAACTAAGGAAGCAGCTCAGTCTCCTGTCTCAGAACAAAGGGGTAAAGGGTGACATGAGAGATGGGGGCGTGCCCATCTAG
- the EIF2AK1 gene encoding eukaryotic translation initiation factor 2-alpha kinase 1 isoform X6, translating into MPGGVSGVAEREAEGDAAGAVPAPPAIDFPAEGSDPKYDESDVPAELQVLKGPLQQPTFPFAVANQLLLVSLLEHLSHVHEPNPLRSRQVFKLLCQTFIKMGLLSSFTCSDEFSSLRLHHNRAITHLMRSAKERVRQGPCEDNSHIQKIRAREVAFEAQTSRYLNEFEELAVLGKGGYGRVYKVRNKLDGQYYAIKKILIKGATKTDCMKVLREVKVLAGLQHPNIVGYHTAWIEHVHVAHRQDRLSLQLPSLEVISDQKDPSAHYEVKSDGSNSSSIIFAELTSEEEKSLREPGVEDNQNNGLVNYSSSVVARDAGDFESSLELRESDVTDGSSRPIVGRRLPLRHSSDPEENFTSTEESSEENLNMLGQTEVQYRLMLHIQMQLCELSLWDWIAERHGRGRQSAEESACPYVMASVATKIFQELVEGVFYIHNMGIVHRDLKPRNIFLHGPDQQVKIGDFGLACADIIQKNTDWGGADGARTPTHTSRVGTCLYASPEQLEGSEYDAKSDMYSLGVILLELFQPFGTEMERAHVLTGLRTGQIPEALSKRCPVQAKYIQHLTRKNSAQRPSAIQLLQSELFQNSGNVNLTLQMKILEQEKEIQELRKQLSLLSQNKGVKGDMRDGGVPI; encoded by the exons AGTCTGATGTTCCCGCAGAACTCCAGGTGCTGAAAGGGCCCCTGCAGCAGCCCACCTTCCCTTTTGCAGTTGCCAACCAACTCTTGCTGGTTTCTCTGCTGGAGCACCTGAGCCATGTGCACGAGCCAAACCCACTTCGTTCCAGACAGGTGTTTAAAT TACTTTGTCAGACCTTTATCAAAATGGGGCTACTGTCGTCCTTCACCTGCAGCGATGAGTTCAGCTCGTTGCGGCTACATCACAACAGAGCTATTACGCATTTGATGAGGTCAGCTAAGGAGAGAGTTCGCCAG GGTCCTTGTGAGGATAATTCTCATATCCAGAAGATCAG AGCAAGGGAAGTAGCCTTTGAAGCACAGACCTCACGTTACTTAAATGAATTTGAAGAGCTAGCCGTCTTAGGAAAAGGTGGATATGGAAGAGTATACAAG GTCAGGAATAAATTAGATGGTCAGTactatgcaattaaaaaaatcctGATTAAGGGTGCAACTAAAACAGATTGCATGAAG GTCCTGCGGGAGGTTAAGGTGCTGGCCGGTCTTCAGCATCCTAATATCGTTGGCTATCACACGGCCTGGATAGAACACGTTCACGTGGCCCACAGGCAAG ATAGACTTTCTCTCCAGTTGCCATCCCTGGAAGTGATCTCTGACCAGAAAGACCCGAG cGCTCATTATGAGGTTAAAAGTGATGGAAGTAACAGCTCATCCATTATTTTTGCCGAATTGacctcagaagaagaaaaatcctTACGAGAACCTGGTGTTGAAGACAATCAGAATAATGGATTGGTGAACTACAGCTCCAGTGTAGTCGCCAGAGATGCTGGTGACTTCGAATCCTCACTTGAGCTCCGCGAAAGTGATGTGACTGATGGGTCTTCCAGACCCATTGTTGGGCGTCGGCTGCCGCTTCGGCATAGCTCTGACCCAGAGGAGAACTTCACATCCACTGAGGAATCTTCTGAAGAAAACCTCAACATGTTGGGGCAGACAGAG GTGCAGTACCGCCTGATGCTGCACATCCAGATGCAGCTCTGCGAGCTCTCGCTGTGGGACTGGATCGCCGAGAGACACGGCCGGGGCCGGCAGAGTGCGGAGGAGTCCGCCT gtCCTTATGTTATGGCCAGTGTTGCAACAAAAATTTTTCAGGAATTGGTGGAAGGTGTATTTTACATACATAACATGGGAATTGTACACAGAGATCTGAAG CCcagaaatattttccttcatGGCCCTGATCAGCAAGTAAAAATAGGAGACTTTGGCCTGGCCTGTGCAGACATCATCCAGAAGAACACAGACTGGGGTGGTGCAGATGGGGCGA GGACGCCAACACACACCTCCAGAGTGGGTACGTGTCTGTACGCTTCCCCCGAACAACTGGAGGGATCCGAGTATGATGCCAAG TCAGATATGTATAGCTTGGGCGTGATCCTGCTGGAGCTCTTTCAGCCATTTGGGACAGAAATGGAGCGAGCACACGTTTTAACAGGTTTGAGGACTGGACAGATCCCCGAGGCCCTCAGTAAAAGGTGTCCCGTCCAAGCCAAGTACATCCAGCACTTAACCAGAAAGAACTCAGCCCAGAGGCCATCCGCCATCCAGCTGCTGCAGAGCGAGCTCTTCCAAAACTCTGGAAAC GTTAATCTCACCCTACAGATGAAGATACTCGAGCAGGAGAAAGAAATTCAGGAACTAAGGAAGCAGCTCAGTCTCCTGTCTCAGAACAAAGGGGTAAAGGGTGACATGAGAGATGGGGGCGTGCCCATCTAG